The Oncorhynchus kisutch isolate 150728-3 unplaced genomic scaffold, Okis_V2 scaffold1159, whole genome shotgun sequence genome has a window encoding:
- the LOC116365065 gene encoding polysialoglycoprotein-like, producing MGRHYLLITQTIFMIMGGVRELLLVVMTVGVVKVSCYPVGKSQKQDQVSLQRRLGELSSNDVSIVHALALLRSIGSDAKQTREEYLETNEVESQASPNHGSSPANDALSSEEKLRHMSSDDATSEAATGPSSDDATSEAATGPSSDDATSEAATGPSSDDATSEAATGPSSDDATSEAATGPSSDDATSEAATGPSSDDATSEAATGPSSDDATSEAATGPSSDDATSEAATGPSSDDATSEAATGPSSDDATSEAATGPSSDDATSEAATGPSGDDATSEAATGPSGDDATSEAATGPSGDDATSEAATGPSGDDATSEAATGPSGDDATSEAATGPSGDDATSEAATGPSGDDATSEAATGPSGDDATSEAATGPSGDDATSEAATGPSGDDATSEAATGPSGDDATSEAATGPSGDDATSEAATGPSGDDATSEAATGPSGDDATSEAATGPSGDDATSEAATGPSGDDATSEAATGPSGDDATSEAATGPSGDDATSEAATGPSGDDATSEAATGPSGDDATSEAATGPSGDDATSEAATGPSGDDATSEAATGPSGDDATSEAATGPSGDDATSEAATGPSGDDATSEAATGPSGDDATSEAATGPSGDDATSEAATGPSGDDAMDI from the exons ATGGGAAGACATTACCTGTTGATAACACAGACTATTTTCATGATCATGGGAGGTGTGAGAGAATTGCTGCTCGTTGTGATGACTGTGGGGGTTGTCAAAG TTTCTTGTTACCCTGTTGGAAAGTCCCAGAAGCAAGATCAAGTCTCTCTGCAGAGGAGACTTGGAG AGCTGTCATCAAATGACGTCTCCATTGTGCATGCCCTGGCCTTGCTCCGATCCATAGGGTCTGACGCGAAACAAACCAGAGAAG AGTATTTAGAGACCAATGAAGTAGAatcccaagcttctccaaaccatgGTAGTTCTCCGGCAAATGATGCCCTGTCCTCTGAGGAGAAGCTGAGGCAcatgtcctctgacgacgccacctctgaagctgccaccggcccgtcctctgacgacgccacctctgaagctgccaccggcccgtcctctgacgacgccacctctgaagctgccaccggcccgtcctctgacgacgccacctctgaagctgccaccggcccgtcctctgacgacgccacctctgaagctgccaccggcccgtcctctgacgacgccacctctgaagctgccaccggcccgtcctctgacgacgccacctctgaagctgccaccggcccgtcctctgacgacgccacctctgaagctgccaccggcccgtcctctgacgacgccacctctgaagctgccaccggcccgtcctctgacgacgccacctctgaagctgccaccggcccgtcctctgacgacgccacctctgaagctgccaccggcccgtcctc cgacgacgccacctctgaagctgccaccggcccgtccggcgacgacgccacctctgaagctgccaccggcccgtccggcgacgacgccacctctgaagctgccaccggcccgtccggcgacgacgccacctctgaagctgccaccggcccgtccggcgacgacgccacctctgaagctgccaccggcccgtccggcgacgacgccacctctgaagctgccaccggcccgtccggcgacgacgccacctctgaagctgccaccggcccgtccggcgacgacgccacctctgaagctgccaccggcccgtccggcgacgacgccacctctgaagctgccaccggcccgtccggcgacgacgccacctctgaagctgccaccggcccgtccggcgacgacgccacctctgaagctgccaccggcccgtccggcgacgacgccacctctgaagctgccaccggcccgtccggcgacgacgccacctctgaagctgccaccggcccgtccggcgacgacgccacctctgaagctgccaccggcccgtccggcgacgacgccacctctgaagctgccaccggcccgtccggcgacgacgccacctctgaagctgccaccggcccgtccggcgacgacgccacctctgaagctgccaccggcccgtccggcgacgacgccacctctgaagctgccaccggcccgtccggcgacgacgccacctctgaagctgccaccggcccgtccggcgacgacgccacctctgaagctgccaccggcccgtccggcgacgacgccacctctgaagctgccaccggcccgtccggcgacgacgccacctctgaagctgccaccggcccgtccggcgacgacgccacctctgaagctgccaccggcccgtccggcgacgacgccacctctgaagctgccaccggcccgtccggcgacgacgccacctctgaagctgccaccggcccgtccggcgacgacgccacctctgaagctgccaccggcccgtccggcgacgacgccacctctgaagctgccaccggcccgtccggcgacgacgccacctctgaagctgccaccggcccgtccggcgacgacgccatggATATCTGA
- the LOC116365064 gene encoding uncharacterized protein LOC116365064 isoform X2, with the protein MDLQLVSEDLEKAVSTAVGQDKHGTDILNESDVRAPISPLHLAAVTFHEECSTVPASWFGKVRGGAMSTWWRRPDTSGYWGGSYTPPSQCGPSPSSQTTRATRHYTWPATTESEVSGNDLTLIDLGDPIIDGDVMKEDREVERQTKLEEAVLETDIPTLSLEAEGEIEMQEADLKTDGTSQSQEEAKGESELNQVDLKTSTSTLTLEVEGESELNQVDLKTSTSTLTLEVEGESDLNQVDLKTSTSTLTLEVEGESVMQESDDVETAGPSQSQETERVAKAAVVTFTTMTRKAAASQTSLSRGKRSYPDLHTFVQDMKDGHWNLLSENMRSGMSRDEFSARCMDITNWVMESTSTVVVPALDLTMQIRLSDSSSSSGSGSNVAREVTSLGRSVRFSFRGGPSRRTSSRTTCSTQTPTPFPYSHSSMTSLLSVDEERYVSSPEGGDREMRHRPHSAPLSSVFGISEDSVFNMVQRGQSQSEIVLSSSWSRREKYRPVKIPTDTRFMMGIVELVMNLLNSRLAELMRSFSQGTLGPLSGSISASQQFAQEMLSMVSAKMYSHAIEHIAHGHKSPLELERELEAILGPLAGQVIVIIIDSIFKAKANGRNEGRATSPLTYFLTAISAEIQSLVVQRSASRPSTRLSNNDPLLNVSKSKVLRSVLLKMAELFGQGPSETCLVPLVQSQSNNSVCDWTLNAGTVHPSQFLSHNRMTEVSSARGEETKKNRKWHFLHKIVKIPKIRIKLFKTKGEPKSHPEQDSLPTKRLRETRISQDAECEVLSTSPPKEALTTTLAPAPQESQSRKRPLIVRVLRAISRAVSKPFRKAFGKKN; encoded by the exons ATGGATCTCCAGCTAGTGTCTGAGGACCTGGAGAAGGCTGTGTCTACAGCTGTGGGGCAGGACAAGCATG GGACAGACATCCTGAACGAATCTGATGTCAGAGCTCCCATCAGCCCTCTACACCTCGCT gCGGTGACTTTTCACGAGGAGTGCAGCACAGTGCCAGCTTCCTGGTTCGGGAAGGTAAGGGGCGGAGCCATGTCCACCTGGTGGCGGCGTCCGGACACATCGGGATACTGGGGTGGCTCCTACACACCGCCCAGTCAGTGTGGACCCTCCCCGTCATCACAGACAACCAGGGCTACACGCCACTACACTTGGCCTGCTACAACG GAGTCAGAGGTCAGTGGGAATGACCTCACCCTCATAGACCTGGGTGACCCCATCATTGACGGTGATGTTATGAAGGAAGACAG AGAGGTTGAGAGACAGACCAAGTTGGAAGAGGCTGTTCTAGAGACAGATATCCCAACTCTGTCACTAGAGGCTGAAGGAGAGATTGAGATGCAGGAGGCTGATCTGAAGACAGATGGCACATCTCAGTCACAGGAG GAGGCCAAAGGAGAGAGTGAGTTGAATCAGGTTGATCTGAAGACATCCACATCAACTCTGACACTGGAGGTCGAAGGAGAGAGTGAGTTGAATCAGGTTGATCTGAAGACATCCACATCAACTCTGACACTGGAGGTCGAAGGAGAGAGTGATTTGAATCAGGTTGATCTGAAGACATCCACATCAACTCTGACACTGGAGGTCGAAGGAGAGAGTGTGATGCAGGAGAGTGATGATGTAGAAACAGCCGGGCCATCTCAATCCCAGGAGACTGAACGAGTGGCAAAG GCTGCAGTGGTGACCTTCACTACCATGACCCGCAAGGCTGCAGCCTCCCAGACCAGCCTCAGCAGGGGAAAGAGAAGCTACCCAGACCTACACACCTTTGTGCAGGACATGAAGGATGG cCATTGGAATCTGCTGAGTGAGAATATGCGTTCCGGG ATGAGCAGAGATGAGTTTAGTGCTAGGTGCATGGATATTACAAATTGGGTAATGGAGTCTACATCCACTGTGGTCGTTCCCGCCCTTGACCTCACCATGCAGATCAGGCTCTCTGATTCGTCAAGCTCTTCTGGATCAGGAAGCAATGTGGCTAGAGAAGTGACCTCTCTTGGCCGCAGCGTCAGATTCAGCTTTCGTGGTGGACCCAGTAGACGCACCAGTTCAAGAACTACTTGCAGCACACAAACTCCCACGCCTTTCCCCTACtctcacag TTCCATGACCTCTTTGCTGAGTGTTGACGAAGAGCGATATGTCTCCTCACCTGAGGGtggtgatagagagatgagacacAGACCCCACTCGGCACCACTGAGTTCTGTGTTTGGAATCTCTGAGGATTCTGTCTTCAACATGGTCCAGAGAGGCCAGTCACAGAGTGAGATCGTACTGTCGTCCAGTTGGAGTAGACGGGAGAAATACAGACCTGTCAAAATACCAACGGACACCAGGTTTATGATGGGTATTGTAGAGTTGGTAATGAACCTTCTCAATTCCAGATTGGCTGAGCTAATGCGAAGTTTCAGTCAGGGAACTCTAGGTCCGCTGTCTGGTAGTATCTCAGCAAGTCAGCAGTTTGCCCAAGAAATGCTAAGCATGGTGTCTGCTAAGATGTATTCCCATGCCATAGAGCATATTGCGCACGGCCACAAGTCTCCCCTTGAGTTAGAGAGGGAGCTTGAGGCCATATTGGGTCCTCTGGCTGGACAGGTTATAGTCATCATCATAGATAGCATCTTTAAGGCTAAAGCCAACGGAAGAAACGAGGGACGAGCGACCAGCCCCTTGACCTATTTTCTCACTGCCATTTCAGCAGAAATACAAAGCCTAGTTGTTCAGAGATCGGCTAGCAGACCGTCCACCAGACTGTCCAACAACGACCCACTGCTGAACGTTTCCAAGTCAAAGGTCTTAAGATCAGTTCTGCTCAAAATGGCAGAACTCTTTGGCCAAGGTCCAAGTGAAACCTGTCTAGTTCCACTAGTCCAGAGTCAGTCCAACAACTCTGTTTGCGACTGGACTCTGAATGCAGGCACCGTTCATCCAAGTCAATTTCTGTCCCACAACAGAATGACAGAAGTGTCCTCTGCCAGGGGGGAAGAGACTAAGAAGAACAGGAAGTGGCATTTCCTACACAAAATTGTCAAGATTCCAAAGATCAGGATTAAG CTATTCAAGACAAAAGGGGAACCGAAGAGCCACCCTGAACAGGATTCTCTGCCTACCAAACGTCTCAGAGAGACTCGTATTTCACAGG ATGCTGAGTGTGAGGTTCTATCCACTTCCCCACCCAAGGAGGCCCTGACAACCACACTGGCCCCTGCTCCCCAGGAGTCCCAGTCCCGTAAACGCCCTCTCATAGTCAGGGTGTTACGAGCTATCTCCAGAGCCGTCTCCAAACCATTCAGAAAAGCTTTTGGGAAGAAGAATTAG
- the LOC116365064 gene encoding uncharacterized protein LOC116365064 isoform X3, with protein MSTWWRRPDTSGYWGGSYTPPSQCGPSPSSQTTRATRHYTWPATTESEVSGNDLTLIDLGDPIIDGDVMKEDREVERQTKLEEAVLETDIPTLSLEAEGEIEMQEADLKTDGTSQSQEVEGESELDEAIVIPSQSQEEAKGESELNQVDLKTSTSTLTLEVEGESELNQVDLKTSTSTLTLEVEGESDLNQVDLKTSTSTLTLEVEGESVMQESDDVETAGPSQSQETERVAKAAVVTFTTMTRKAAASQTSLSRGKRSYPDLHTFVQDMKDGHWNLLSENMRSGMSRDEFSARCMDITNWVMESTSTVVVPALDLTMQIRLSDSSSSSGSGSNVAREVTSLGRSVRFSFRGGPSRRTSSRTTCSTQTPTPFPYSHSSMTSLLSVDEERYVSSPEGGDREMRHRPHSAPLSSVFGISEDSVFNMVQRGQSQSEIVLSSSWSRREKYRPVKIPTDTRFMMGIVELVMNLLNSRLAELMRSFSQGTLGPLSGSISASQQFAQEMLSMVSAKMYSHAIEHIAHGHKSPLELERELEAILGPLAGQVIVIIIDSIFKAKANGRNEGRATSPLTYFLTAISAEIQSLVVQRSASRPSTRLSNNDPLLNVSKSKVLRSVLLKMAELFGQGPSETCLVPLVQSQSNNSVCDWTLNAGTVHPSQFLSHNRMTEVSSARGEETKKNRKWHFLHKIVKIPKIRIKLFKTKGEPKSHPEQDSLPTKRLRETRISQDAECEVLSTSPPKEALTTTLAPAPQESQSRKRPLIVRVLRAISRAVSKPFRKAFGKKN; from the exons ATGTCCACCTGGTGGCGGCGTCCGGACACATCGGGATACTGGGGTGGCTCCTACACACCGCCCAGTCAGTGTGGACCCTCCCCGTCATCACAGACAACCAGGGCTACACGCCACTACACTTGGCCTGCTACAACG GAGTCAGAGGTCAGTGGGAATGACCTCACCCTCATAGACCTGGGTGACCCCATCATTGACGGTGATGTTATGAAGGAAGACAG AGAGGTTGAGAGACAGACCAAGTTGGAAGAGGCTGTTCTAGAGACAGATATCCCAACTCTGTCACTAGAGGCTGAAGGAGAGATTGAGATGCAGGAGGCTGATCTGAAGACAGATGGCACATCTCAGTCACAGGAGGTTGAAGGAGAGAGTGAGTTGGACGAGGCCATTGTCATCCCATCTCAGTCACAGGAG GAGGCCAAAGGAGAGAGTGAGTTGAATCAGGTTGATCTGAAGACATCCACATCAACTCTGACACTGGAGGTCGAAGGAGAGAGTGAGTTGAATCAGGTTGATCTGAAGACATCCACATCAACTCTGACACTGGAGGTCGAAGGAGAGAGTGATTTGAATCAGGTTGATCTGAAGACATCCACATCAACTCTGACACTGGAGGTCGAAGGAGAGAGTGTGATGCAGGAGAGTGATGATGTAGAAACAGCCGGGCCATCTCAATCCCAGGAGACTGAACGAGTGGCAAAG GCTGCAGTGGTGACCTTCACTACCATGACCCGCAAGGCTGCAGCCTCCCAGACCAGCCTCAGCAGGGGAAAGAGAAGCTACCCAGACCTACACACCTTTGTGCAGGACATGAAGGATGG cCATTGGAATCTGCTGAGTGAGAATATGCGTTCCGGG ATGAGCAGAGATGAGTTTAGTGCTAGGTGCATGGATATTACAAATTGGGTAATGGAGTCTACATCCACTGTGGTCGTTCCCGCCCTTGACCTCACCATGCAGATCAGGCTCTCTGATTCGTCAAGCTCTTCTGGATCAGGAAGCAATGTGGCTAGAGAAGTGACCTCTCTTGGCCGCAGCGTCAGATTCAGCTTTCGTGGTGGACCCAGTAGACGCACCAGTTCAAGAACTACTTGCAGCACACAAACTCCCACGCCTTTCCCCTACtctcacag TTCCATGACCTCTTTGCTGAGTGTTGACGAAGAGCGATATGTCTCCTCACCTGAGGGtggtgatagagagatgagacacAGACCCCACTCGGCACCACTGAGTTCTGTGTTTGGAATCTCTGAGGATTCTGTCTTCAACATGGTCCAGAGAGGCCAGTCACAGAGTGAGATCGTACTGTCGTCCAGTTGGAGTAGACGGGAGAAATACAGACCTGTCAAAATACCAACGGACACCAGGTTTATGATGGGTATTGTAGAGTTGGTAATGAACCTTCTCAATTCCAGATTGGCTGAGCTAATGCGAAGTTTCAGTCAGGGAACTCTAGGTCCGCTGTCTGGTAGTATCTCAGCAAGTCAGCAGTTTGCCCAAGAAATGCTAAGCATGGTGTCTGCTAAGATGTATTCCCATGCCATAGAGCATATTGCGCACGGCCACAAGTCTCCCCTTGAGTTAGAGAGGGAGCTTGAGGCCATATTGGGTCCTCTGGCTGGACAGGTTATAGTCATCATCATAGATAGCATCTTTAAGGCTAAAGCCAACGGAAGAAACGAGGGACGAGCGACCAGCCCCTTGACCTATTTTCTCACTGCCATTTCAGCAGAAATACAAAGCCTAGTTGTTCAGAGATCGGCTAGCAGACCGTCCACCAGACTGTCCAACAACGACCCACTGCTGAACGTTTCCAAGTCAAAGGTCTTAAGATCAGTTCTGCTCAAAATGGCAGAACTCTTTGGCCAAGGTCCAAGTGAAACCTGTCTAGTTCCACTAGTCCAGAGTCAGTCCAACAACTCTGTTTGCGACTGGACTCTGAATGCAGGCACCGTTCATCCAAGTCAATTTCTGTCCCACAACAGAATGACAGAAGTGTCCTCTGCCAGGGGGGAAGAGACTAAGAAGAACAGGAAGTGGCATTTCCTACACAAAATTGTCAAGATTCCAAAGATCAGGATTAAG CTATTCAAGACAAAAGGGGAACCGAAGAGCCACCCTGAACAGGATTCTCTGCCTACCAAACGTCTCAGAGAGACTCGTATTTCACAGG ATGCTGAGTGTGAGGTTCTATCCACTTCCCCACCCAAGGAGGCCCTGACAACCACACTGGCCCCTGCTCCCCAGGAGTCCCAGTCCCGTAAACGCCCTCTCATAGTCAGGGTGTTACGAGCTATCTCCAGAGCCGTCTCCAAACCATTCAGAAAAGCTTTTGGGAAGAAGAATTAG
- the LOC116365064 gene encoding uncharacterized protein LOC116365064 isoform X1: MDLQLVSEDLEKAVSTAVGQDKHGTDILNESDVRAPISPLHLAAVTFHEECSTVPASWFGKVRGGAMSTWWRRPDTSGYWGGSYTPPSQCGPSPSSQTTRATRHYTWPATTESEVSGNDLTLIDLGDPIIDGDVMKEDREVERQTKLEEAVLETDIPTLSLEAEGEIEMQEADLKTDGTSQSQEVEGESELDEAIVIPSQSQEEAKGESELNQVDLKTSTSTLTLEVEGESELNQVDLKTSTSTLTLEVEGESDLNQVDLKTSTSTLTLEVEGESVMQESDDVETAGPSQSQETERVAKAAVVTFTTMTRKAAASQTSLSRGKRSYPDLHTFVQDMKDGHWNLLSENMRSGMSRDEFSARCMDITNWVMESTSTVVVPALDLTMQIRLSDSSSSSGSGSNVAREVTSLGRSVRFSFRGGPSRRTSSRTTCSTQTPTPFPYSHSSMTSLLSVDEERYVSSPEGGDREMRHRPHSAPLSSVFGISEDSVFNMVQRGQSQSEIVLSSSWSRREKYRPVKIPTDTRFMMGIVELVMNLLNSRLAELMRSFSQGTLGPLSGSISASQQFAQEMLSMVSAKMYSHAIEHIAHGHKSPLELERELEAILGPLAGQVIVIIIDSIFKAKANGRNEGRATSPLTYFLTAISAEIQSLVVQRSASRPSTRLSNNDPLLNVSKSKVLRSVLLKMAELFGQGPSETCLVPLVQSQSNNSVCDWTLNAGTVHPSQFLSHNRMTEVSSARGEETKKNRKWHFLHKIVKIPKIRIKLFKTKGEPKSHPEQDSLPTKRLRETRISQDAECEVLSTSPPKEALTTTLAPAPQESQSRKRPLIVRVLRAISRAVSKPFRKAFGKKN; encoded by the exons ATGGATCTCCAGCTAGTGTCTGAGGACCTGGAGAAGGCTGTGTCTACAGCTGTGGGGCAGGACAAGCATG GGACAGACATCCTGAACGAATCTGATGTCAGAGCTCCCATCAGCCCTCTACACCTCGCT gCGGTGACTTTTCACGAGGAGTGCAGCACAGTGCCAGCTTCCTGGTTCGGGAAGGTAAGGGGCGGAGCCATGTCCACCTGGTGGCGGCGTCCGGACACATCGGGATACTGGGGTGGCTCCTACACACCGCCCAGTCAGTGTGGACCCTCCCCGTCATCACAGACAACCAGGGCTACACGCCACTACACTTGGCCTGCTACAACG GAGTCAGAGGTCAGTGGGAATGACCTCACCCTCATAGACCTGGGTGACCCCATCATTGACGGTGATGTTATGAAGGAAGACAG AGAGGTTGAGAGACAGACCAAGTTGGAAGAGGCTGTTCTAGAGACAGATATCCCAACTCTGTCACTAGAGGCTGAAGGAGAGATTGAGATGCAGGAGGCTGATCTGAAGACAGATGGCACATCTCAGTCACAGGAGGTTGAAGGAGAGAGTGAGTTGGACGAGGCCATTGTCATCCCATCTCAGTCACAGGAG GAGGCCAAAGGAGAGAGTGAGTTGAATCAGGTTGATCTGAAGACATCCACATCAACTCTGACACTGGAGGTCGAAGGAGAGAGTGAGTTGAATCAGGTTGATCTGAAGACATCCACATCAACTCTGACACTGGAGGTCGAAGGAGAGAGTGATTTGAATCAGGTTGATCTGAAGACATCCACATCAACTCTGACACTGGAGGTCGAAGGAGAGAGTGTGATGCAGGAGAGTGATGATGTAGAAACAGCCGGGCCATCTCAATCCCAGGAGACTGAACGAGTGGCAAAG GCTGCAGTGGTGACCTTCACTACCATGACCCGCAAGGCTGCAGCCTCCCAGACCAGCCTCAGCAGGGGAAAGAGAAGCTACCCAGACCTACACACCTTTGTGCAGGACATGAAGGATGG cCATTGGAATCTGCTGAGTGAGAATATGCGTTCCGGG ATGAGCAGAGATGAGTTTAGTGCTAGGTGCATGGATATTACAAATTGGGTAATGGAGTCTACATCCACTGTGGTCGTTCCCGCCCTTGACCTCACCATGCAGATCAGGCTCTCTGATTCGTCAAGCTCTTCTGGATCAGGAAGCAATGTGGCTAGAGAAGTGACCTCTCTTGGCCGCAGCGTCAGATTCAGCTTTCGTGGTGGACCCAGTAGACGCACCAGTTCAAGAACTACTTGCAGCACACAAACTCCCACGCCTTTCCCCTACtctcacag TTCCATGACCTCTTTGCTGAGTGTTGACGAAGAGCGATATGTCTCCTCACCTGAGGGtggtgatagagagatgagacacAGACCCCACTCGGCACCACTGAGTTCTGTGTTTGGAATCTCTGAGGATTCTGTCTTCAACATGGTCCAGAGAGGCCAGTCACAGAGTGAGATCGTACTGTCGTCCAGTTGGAGTAGACGGGAGAAATACAGACCTGTCAAAATACCAACGGACACCAGGTTTATGATGGGTATTGTAGAGTTGGTAATGAACCTTCTCAATTCCAGATTGGCTGAGCTAATGCGAAGTTTCAGTCAGGGAACTCTAGGTCCGCTGTCTGGTAGTATCTCAGCAAGTCAGCAGTTTGCCCAAGAAATGCTAAGCATGGTGTCTGCTAAGATGTATTCCCATGCCATAGAGCATATTGCGCACGGCCACAAGTCTCCCCTTGAGTTAGAGAGGGAGCTTGAGGCCATATTGGGTCCTCTGGCTGGACAGGTTATAGTCATCATCATAGATAGCATCTTTAAGGCTAAAGCCAACGGAAGAAACGAGGGACGAGCGACCAGCCCCTTGACCTATTTTCTCACTGCCATTTCAGCAGAAATACAAAGCCTAGTTGTTCAGAGATCGGCTAGCAGACCGTCCACCAGACTGTCCAACAACGACCCACTGCTGAACGTTTCCAAGTCAAAGGTCTTAAGATCAGTTCTGCTCAAAATGGCAGAACTCTTTGGCCAAGGTCCAAGTGAAACCTGTCTAGTTCCACTAGTCCAGAGTCAGTCCAACAACTCTGTTTGCGACTGGACTCTGAATGCAGGCACCGTTCATCCAAGTCAATTTCTGTCCCACAACAGAATGACAGAAGTGTCCTCTGCCAGGGGGGAAGAGACTAAGAAGAACAGGAAGTGGCATTTCCTACACAAAATTGTCAAGATTCCAAAGATCAGGATTAAG CTATTCAAGACAAAAGGGGAACCGAAGAGCCACCCTGAACAGGATTCTCTGCCTACCAAACGTCTCAGAGAGACTCGTATTTCACAGG ATGCTGAGTGTGAGGTTCTATCCACTTCCCCACCCAAGGAGGCCCTGACAACCACACTGGCCCCTGCTCCCCAGGAGTCCCAGTCCCGTAAACGCCCTCTCATAGTCAGGGTGTTACGAGCTATCTCCAGAGCCGTCTCCAAACCATTCAGAAAAGCTTTTGGGAAGAAGAATTAG
- the LOC116365064 gene encoding uncharacterized protein LOC116365064 isoform X4 produces the protein MDLQLVSEDLEKAVSTAVGQDKHGTDILNESDVRAPISPLHLAAVTFHEECSTVPASWFGKVRGGAMSTWWRRPDTSGYWGGSYTPPSQCGPSPSSQTTRATRHYTWPATTESEVSGNDLTLIDLGDPIIDGDVMKEDREVERQTKLEEAVLETDIPTLSLEAEGEIEMQEADLKTDGTSQSQEVEGESELDEAIVIPSQSQEEAKGESELNQVDLKTSTSTLTLEVEGESELNQVDLKTSTSTLTLEVEGESDLNQVDLKTSTSTLTLEVEGESVMQESDDVETAGPSQSQETERVAKAAVVTFTTMTRKAAASQTSLSRGKRSYPDLHTFVQDMKDGHWNLLSENMRSGMSRDEFSARCMDITNWVMESTSTVVVPALDLTMQIRLSDSSSSSGSGSNVAREVTSLGRSVRFSFRGGPSRRTSSRTTCSTQTPTPFPYSHSYSRQKGNRRATLNRILCLPNVSERLVFHRMLSVRFYPLPHPRRP, from the exons ATGGATCTCCAGCTAGTGTCTGAGGACCTGGAGAAGGCTGTGTCTACAGCTGTGGGGCAGGACAAGCATG GGACAGACATCCTGAACGAATCTGATGTCAGAGCTCCCATCAGCCCTCTACACCTCGCT gCGGTGACTTTTCACGAGGAGTGCAGCACAGTGCCAGCTTCCTGGTTCGGGAAGGTAAGGGGCGGAGCCATGTCCACCTGGTGGCGGCGTCCGGACACATCGGGATACTGGGGTGGCTCCTACACACCGCCCAGTCAGTGTGGACCCTCCCCGTCATCACAGACAACCAGGGCTACACGCCACTACACTTGGCCTGCTACAACG GAGTCAGAGGTCAGTGGGAATGACCTCACCCTCATAGACCTGGGTGACCCCATCATTGACGGTGATGTTATGAAGGAAGACAG AGAGGTTGAGAGACAGACCAAGTTGGAAGAGGCTGTTCTAGAGACAGATATCCCAACTCTGTCACTAGAGGCTGAAGGAGAGATTGAGATGCAGGAGGCTGATCTGAAGACAGATGGCACATCTCAGTCACAGGAGGTTGAAGGAGAGAGTGAGTTGGACGAGGCCATTGTCATCCCATCTCAGTCACAGGAG GAGGCCAAAGGAGAGAGTGAGTTGAATCAGGTTGATCTGAAGACATCCACATCAACTCTGACACTGGAGGTCGAAGGAGAGAGTGAGTTGAATCAGGTTGATCTGAAGACATCCACATCAACTCTGACACTGGAGGTCGAAGGAGAGAGTGATTTGAATCAGGTTGATCTGAAGACATCCACATCAACTCTGACACTGGAGGTCGAAGGAGAGAGTGTGATGCAGGAGAGTGATGATGTAGAAACAGCCGGGCCATCTCAATCCCAGGAGACTGAACGAGTGGCAAAG GCTGCAGTGGTGACCTTCACTACCATGACCCGCAAGGCTGCAGCCTCCCAGACCAGCCTCAGCAGGGGAAAGAGAAGCTACCCAGACCTACACACCTTTGTGCAGGACATGAAGGATGG cCATTGGAATCTGCTGAGTGAGAATATGCGTTCCGGG ATGAGCAGAGATGAGTTTAGTGCTAGGTGCATGGATATTACAAATTGGGTAATGGAGTCTACATCCACTGTGGTCGTTCCCGCCCTTGACCTCACCATGCAGATCAGGCTCTCTGATTCGTCAAGCTCTTCTGGATCAGGAAGCAATGTGGCTAGAGAAGTGACCTCTCTTGGCCGCAGCGTCAGATTCAGCTTTCGTGGTGGACCCAGTAGACGCACCAGTTCAAGAACTACTTGCAGCACACAAACTCCCACGCCTTTCCCCTACtctcacag CTATTCAAGACAAAAGGGGAACCGAAGAGCCACCCTGAACAGGATTCTCTGCCTACCAAACGTCTCAGAGAGACTCGTATTTCACAGG ATGCTGAGTGTGAGGTTCTATCCACTTCCCCACCCAAGGAGGCCCTGA